The proteins below are encoded in one region of Alistipes communis:
- a CDS encoding FAD-dependent oxidoreductase encodes MDFITQTKEVPVVGSYDVVVCGGGPAGLIAAIAAARGGARTALVERYGFLGGMATAGLVAPISVFNYNGRRIVGGIPWEFVERLAGIGGAEEEKPLGNITFSPEKYKLVAQRMLLEAGVTLYFHSYLTGCRTEEGRISHVVIENKNGAEALVARYFIDATGDADLALRAGVPMQPAGTTLQPASLIFMLGGVDTDALPMLRHSRQGVNYHDLAIREALEALREREEVPLFGGPWYCGVLTPGVVLVNMTRTQADMADNREATAAECLLHEHVHLFTELLRRHVPAFRNASLLATATQTGVRETRRIRGFHTLTGEEYLHAVDFPDAVSRGCHPVDIHAASSTGQRCEFLKEAAFIPYRCLIAPGFPNLLVAGRSFSADAVASASVRVQASVMGLGQAAGAAAAQCVRSGVGVAEIDVGQLRKTLIEYGANLTA; translated from the coding sequence ATGGATTTCATCACACAGACGAAAGAGGTTCCGGTCGTGGGTTCGTACGACGTCGTGGTCTGCGGCGGCGGACCGGCCGGCCTGATCGCTGCGATCGCTGCCGCGCGCGGCGGGGCACGTACGGCGCTCGTCGAGCGCTACGGATTCCTCGGCGGCATGGCTACCGCCGGACTGGTGGCGCCGATCAGCGTCTTCAACTACAACGGCCGCCGCATCGTCGGCGGCATCCCGTGGGAGTTCGTCGAACGGCTCGCCGGAATCGGAGGCGCCGAGGAGGAGAAGCCGCTGGGCAATATCACCTTCTCGCCCGAGAAGTACAAGCTCGTCGCCCAGCGGATGCTGCTCGAAGCAGGCGTGACGCTCTATTTTCACTCCTACCTGACCGGCTGCCGGACGGAGGAGGGGCGGATCTCGCACGTCGTCATCGAGAACAAGAACGGCGCCGAGGCGCTCGTCGCCCGTTACTTCATCGACGCCACGGGCGACGCCGACCTGGCGCTGCGGGCGGGCGTCCCGATGCAGCCCGCAGGCACGACGCTGCAACCGGCCTCGCTCATCTTCATGCTCGGCGGCGTAGATACCGACGCGCTGCCGATGCTGCGCCACAGCCGGCAGGGTGTCAACTACCACGACCTCGCCATCCGCGAGGCGCTCGAAGCGCTGCGCGAGCGGGAGGAGGTACCCCTCTTCGGCGGGCCGTGGTACTGCGGCGTGCTGACGCCCGGGGTGGTGCTCGTCAACATGACGCGCACGCAGGCCGATATGGCCGACAACCGCGAGGCGACGGCCGCGGAGTGCCTGCTGCACGAACACGTCCACCTCTTCACCGAACTGCTTCGCCGTCACGTGCCGGCCTTCCGCAACGCCTCGCTGCTCGCTACCGCCACGCAGACCGGCGTGCGCGAGACGCGCCGCATCAGGGGTTTCCACACGCTCACGGGCGAGGAGTATCTCCATGCCGTCGACTTTCCCGACGCTGTTTCGCGGGGATGTCATCCGGTCGACATCCACGCCGCCTCGTCGACCGGACAGCGGTGCGAGTTCCTCAAAGAGGCGGCCTTCATTCCCTACCGCTGCCTGATCGCCCCCGGTTTCCCGAACCTGCTGGTAGCCGGCCGGTCGTTTTCGGCCGATGCGGTCGCGTCGGCATCGGTGCGCGTGCAGGCTTCGGTCATGGGGCTGGGGCAGGCGGCCGGAGCCGCGGCGGCGCAGTGCGTCCGCTCGGGCGTCGGCGTAGCGGAGATCGATGTCGGGCAGCTGCGCAAGACGCTCATCGAATATGGGGCCAACCTCACAGCCTGA
- the efp gene encoding elongation factor P has protein sequence MATTADIKIGACIELEGKTFQIVDFQHVKPGKGPAFVRTKLKNLENGRVLDNTFSAGAKVEFVRVERRPYQFTYEDDLGAHFMHTETFEEINIDKALITNYDLMADGQIVEVMFHTEKETVLSAELPPIVDMEVTYTEPGVKGDTASTNSLKPATVNTGATVRVPLFINTGDKIRVDTRTRDYVERIK, from the coding sequence ATGGCAACAACCGCTGATATCAAAATCGGTGCTTGCATCGAGTTGGAGGGCAAGACGTTCCAGATCGTCGATTTCCAGCACGTCAAGCCCGGCAAAGGTCCCGCTTTCGTGCGCACGAAGCTCAAGAATCTGGAAAACGGCCGCGTGCTCGACAACACCTTCTCCGCAGGTGCGAAGGTGGAGTTCGTCCGCGTGGAGCGCCGTCCCTACCAGTTCACCTACGAGGACGACCTCGGAGCGCACTTCATGCACACCGAGACCTTCGAGGAGATCAACATCGACAAGGCGCTCATCACCAACTACGACCTGATGGCCGACGGCCAGATCGTCGAGGTGATGTTCCACACGGAGAAGGAGACCGTCCTCTCGGCCGAACTCCCTCCTATCGTAGACATGGAGGTGACCTACACCGAACCCGGCGTCAAGGGCGACACGGCGTCGACCAACTCGCTCAAACCCGCCACGGTCAACACGGGCGCCACGGTGCGCGTGCCGCTGTTCATCAATACCGGCGACAAGATCCGCGTCGACACCCGCACCCGCGACTACGTGGAGCGCATCAAGTAG
- a CDS encoding UbiX family flavin prenyltransferase, whose translation MKLILAVTAASGAVYARQTAERLAALDCVESVALVYSDVAPTVMAHEGVALPDHPKFVRYDNRDLFAPPASGSARYDAMIVVPCSVGTAGRIASGVSQTLIERAADVMLKERRRLILVVRETPLSLIHLRNLTALAECGAVVLPAAPSFYARPADIESLCATVTERIVALVCPEAEHYEWGAES comes from the coding sequence ATGAAACTGATCCTTGCCGTTACCGCCGCCAGCGGCGCCGTCTACGCCCGCCAGACCGCCGAGCGCCTCGCCGCACTCGACTGCGTGGAATCCGTAGCACTCGTTTACAGCGACGTCGCGCCGACGGTCATGGCGCACGAAGGCGTCGCACTGCCCGACCACCCGAAGTTCGTCCGTTACGACAACCGCGACCTGTTCGCCCCGCCGGCCAGCGGTTCGGCGCGCTACGATGCGATGATCGTCGTGCCGTGTTCGGTCGGTACGGCCGGCCGGATCGCTTCGGGCGTGTCGCAGACGCTCATCGAACGGGCGGCCGACGTCATGCTCAAAGAGCGGCGGCGGCTGATTCTGGTCGTGCGCGAGACGCCCCTGTCGCTCATCCACCTGCGCAACCTCACGGCGCTGGCCGAGTGCGGCGCCGTCGTGCTGCCCGCCGCACCGTCGTTCTACGCCCGCCCCGCCGACATCGAATCGCTCTGCGCCACGGTCACCGAACGCATCGTCGCGCTCGTCTGCCCCGAAGCCGAGCATTACGAATGGGGGGCGGAGTCTTAG
- a CDS encoding polysaccharide deacetylase family protein, which yields MRLKPPKFIRWLMPDLIWEMKDRSAVYLTFDDGPTPGITEWILSTLDKYDAKATFFVLGKNAEMYPDLYRRILDAGHRIGNHTYSHQKGWGMSLERYIEDVDFANDLLHTELFRPPYARITPAQARALGKRYKLVMWDVLSRDYNRALSPRTCLRNVTRYLEGGSIVVFHDSEKSFRNMSYALPRTLQAVRDMGLKCKAIDL from the coding sequence ATGCGTCTCAAACCGCCGAAATTCATCCGCTGGCTGATGCCCGACCTCATCTGGGAGATGAAGGACCGGTCGGCCGTCTACCTCACCTTCGACGACGGCCCCACGCCCGGCATCACCGAATGGATTCTCTCGACGCTGGACAAGTACGATGCCAAGGCGACCTTCTTCGTGCTGGGCAAGAACGCGGAGATGTATCCCGACCTCTACCGCCGCATCCTCGACGCCGGCCACCGCATCGGCAACCACACCTACTCCCACCAGAAGGGATGGGGCATGAGTCTCGAACGCTATATCGAAGACGTCGATTTCGCCAACGACCTGCTCCACACCGAACTGTTCCGCCCACCCTACGCCCGCATCACGCCGGCGCAGGCGCGTGCACTGGGCAAACGCTACAAGCTGGTGATGTGGGACGTCCTCTCGCGCGACTACAACCGCGCGCTGTCGCCCCGCACCTGCCTGCGCAACGTCACGCGCTACCTCGAAGGCGGGTCGATCGTCGTCTTCCACGATTCCGAAAAGTCGTTCCGCAACATGAGCTACGCCCTGCCGCGCACGCTTCAAGCCGTCCGCGACATGGGACTCAAATGCAAGGCGATCGACCTGTAA
- a CDS encoding DUF4837 family protein: protein MKGVVKLAVVLAVAASCFGCKAFRTLGEQRINAQGAPYELIVVCDQPEWQGALGDTLRSILTEPVAGLNQREPLFDVLRVLPSGFENLVTRHRNVLQVLVDAEVEEPAAAVQYDLYAQPQIVVTLQGPTQQSLVDYLGAHRGELLYVLEKAERDRTIDFGRKFPDKFLTGLVKEQFGVDFSVPQGYKLRAKDDDFLWISYEFPQASQGFFIYSYPYTGKQALTVEALTEARNRFAARIPGPSEGSYMITADVYEPDLRTFRLEGRLWVELRGFWDVKNDFMGGPFVSYTTVDTTTQRVFTIDCYVYSPKNHKRNYMRELEHLLYLISVPDKTPADE, encoded by the coding sequence ATGAAAGGAGTAGTAAAACTGGCCGTCGTGCTTGCCGTCGCAGCGTCGTGTTTCGGCTGCAAGGCGTTCCGCACGCTGGGCGAACAGCGCATCAACGCGCAGGGTGCGCCCTACGAACTGATCGTGGTCTGCGACCAGCCCGAATGGCAGGGTGCGCTGGGCGATACGCTGCGCAGCATTCTGACCGAACCCGTCGCGGGACTCAACCAGCGCGAACCGCTCTTCGACGTGCTGCGCGTACTGCCGAGCGGATTCGAGAATCTCGTCACGCGTCACCGCAACGTATTGCAGGTACTCGTCGACGCGGAGGTCGAAGAGCCGGCAGCGGCCGTGCAGTACGACCTCTATGCCCAGCCGCAGATCGTCGTGACGTTGCAGGGGCCGACCCAGCAGTCGCTCGTCGACTACCTCGGCGCGCACCGCGGGGAGTTGCTCTACGTGCTGGAAAAGGCCGAACGCGACCGCACGATCGATTTCGGCCGCAAATTCCCCGACAAGTTTCTCACGGGGCTGGTCAAGGAGCAGTTCGGCGTCGACTTCTCCGTGCCGCAGGGCTACAAGCTCCGTGCGAAGGACGACGATTTCCTGTGGATCTCCTACGAATTTCCGCAGGCCAGCCAGGGATTTTTCATCTACTCCTACCCCTACACGGGCAAACAGGCGTTGACGGTCGAAGCGCTGACCGAGGCGCGCAACCGGTTCGCGGCTCGCATCCCCGGTCCGTCGGAAGGCTCCTACATGATTACGGCCGACGTCTACGAACCCGACCTGCGCACCTTCCGGCTCGAAGGGCGGCTGTGGGTCGAGCTGCGCGGATTCTGGGACGTGAAGAACGACTTCATGGGCGGTCCGTTCGTGAGCTACACGACCGTCGATACGACTACGCAGCGCGTCTTCACGATCGACTGCTACGTCTACTCGCCCAAGAATCACAAGCGCAACTACATGCGCGAACTGGAACACCTGCTCTACCTGATCTCCGTGCCTGACAAGACGCCGGCGGACGAATAG
- a CDS encoding outer membrane protein assembly factor BamD: MKKILFYLLGIVALSASLSGCSGINRLIKGGDPEAIYAKGVELYDAGKWSKAITLLQNVENYYSGTSKADTLSFYIARAHFKNRSYDTASELFDTYRRTFGRSPFIEDAEGMYAMCFYYLSPSPQRDQTVTGQAIVAISEFMSRYPDSEKYGQFEQMRNELTGRLHDKEFLNAYTYYKIGKHKSAIVALKNALRKYPETPHREELMYLIVGSGYELAHNSVQRKQTDRYLSMLDSYYTFIAEFPESTHRKEVDRMAKEAKDYLAKNQKNDTQDGN, from the coding sequence ATGAAAAAAATCTTATTCTACCTGCTCGGTATCGTGGCTCTGAGCGCCTCCCTGAGCGGGTGCAGCGGCATCAACCGCCTCATCAAGGGAGGCGATCCCGAAGCGATCTACGCCAAGGGCGTCGAATTGTACGATGCCGGAAAATGGAGCAAGGCCATCACGCTTTTGCAGAACGTCGAAAACTACTACTCGGGAACCAGCAAGGCCGACACGCTTTCGTTCTACATCGCCCGCGCTCATTTCAAGAACCGCAGTTACGACACGGCCTCGGAGTTGTTCGACACCTACCGCCGCACTTTCGGCCGCAGTCCTTTCATCGAAGATGCCGAAGGGATGTACGCCATGTGCTTCTACTACCTCTCGCCGTCGCCCCAGCGCGACCAGACGGTCACCGGCCAGGCGATCGTCGCCATTTCGGAGTTCATGTCGCGTTATCCCGACAGCGAGAAGTACGGGCAGTTCGAGCAGATGCGTAACGAGTTGACGGGGCGGCTCCACGACAAGGAGTTCCTGAACGCCTACACCTACTACAAGATCGGCAAGCACAAGTCGGCGATCGTGGCATTGAAAAACGCCCTGCGGAAATACCCCGAGACGCCCCACCGCGAAGAGCTGATGTATCTGATCGTCGGTTCGGGTTACGAGCTGGCGCACAACTCGGTGCAGCGCAAGCAGACCGACCGTTATCTCTCGATGCTCGACTCCTACTATACCTTCATCGCCGAGTTCCCCGAATCGACCCACCGCAAGGAGGTCGACCGCATGGCCAAAGAGGCGAAGGATTATCTGGCTAAGAATCAAAAAAACGATACGCAAGATGGAAATTAA
- a CDS encoding DNA-directed RNA polymerase subunit omega: MEIKKNIPNNTITRKLVDLDRETGNIYETVNIIARRANQISAELKTELNRKLAEFSTTTDTLEETFENREQIEISRYYERLPKPAIIATEEFLDGELFFKEGAKTEN; encoded by the coding sequence ATGGAAATTAAAAAGAACATCCCCAACAACACCATCACCCGCAAGCTGGTGGATCTGGATCGCGAAACGGGCAATATCTACGAGACGGTCAACATCATCGCCCGCCGCGCCAACCAGATCTCGGCCGAGTTGAAGACCGAGCTCAACCGCAAACTCGCCGAGTTCTCGACGACGACCGACACGTTGGAGGAGACCTTCGAGAACCGCGAGCAGATCGAAATCTCGCGCTACTACGAACGCCTGCCCAAACCGGCGATCATCGCCACCGAGGAGTTCCTCGACGGCGAGCTTTTCTTCAAGGAGGGCGCGAAGACGGAGAACTGA
- the coaBC gene encoding bifunctional phosphopantothenoylcysteine decarboxylase/phosphopantothenate--cysteine ligase CoaBC, with protein sequence MLKDKHILLGITGSIAAYKAAVLCRLLKTAGADVRVVMTPLAKQFITPLTMATLSKNPILVDFFDPENGAWNSHVALGEWADCYLIAPATANTLAKMAHGVADNLLLTTYLSSRAPVVVAPAMDLDMYAHAATQANLDTLRCTGVQVVEPGDGELASGLSGKGRMADPAEIVAFAERLLAEKKKTLCGKRFVVTAGATIEAIDPVRYISNHSSGKMGYAIAGELAARGAEVTLVTGRTALPTPAGVTRCDVLSAEEMYRAATAAFDRADGAVMCAAVADYTPETCADRKLKKGDGELTIRLRRTKDIAAELGSRKGGRVLVGFALETDDEEAHAREKLRRKHFDFVVLNSLRDAGAGFRGDTNKVTFVSESGNEPLPLLAKREVAARIADKIETLINE encoded by the coding sequence ATGTTGAAGGACAAACACATTCTACTGGGAATCACAGGCAGCATAGCGGCTTACAAGGCGGCTGTGCTGTGTCGTTTATTGAAGACGGCGGGCGCCGACGTGCGCGTGGTGATGACGCCTCTGGCCAAGCAGTTCATCACGCCGCTGACGATGGCCACGCTGTCGAAAAATCCCATTCTGGTCGACTTTTTCGACCCCGAAAACGGCGCGTGGAACTCCCACGTGGCGCTCGGCGAGTGGGCCGACTGTTACCTGATCGCGCCGGCCACGGCCAATACGCTGGCCAAAATGGCCCACGGCGTGGCCGACAACCTGCTGCTGACGACCTACCTCTCGTCGCGGGCGCCGGTGGTCGTCGCCCCGGCGATGGATCTGGATATGTACGCCCACGCCGCGACGCAGGCCAATCTCGACACGCTGCGTTGCACGGGCGTGCAGGTCGTCGAACCGGGCGACGGCGAACTGGCCAGCGGCCTGAGCGGCAAGGGCCGCATGGCCGATCCGGCCGAGATCGTCGCCTTCGCGGAGCGGCTTCTCGCCGAAAAAAAAAAGACGCTGTGCGGTAAGCGCTTCGTCGTGACGGCGGGCGCGACGATCGAAGCGATCGATCCGGTGCGCTACATCAGCAACCACTCGTCGGGCAAGATGGGCTACGCCATTGCGGGCGAGCTGGCGGCACGCGGCGCCGAGGTCACCCTCGTCACGGGCCGCACGGCCCTGCCGACGCCCGCGGGCGTCACGCGCTGCGACGTGCTCTCGGCCGAGGAGATGTACCGTGCCGCGACTGCGGCCTTCGACCGTGCCGACGGCGCGGTGATGTGCGCCGCCGTGGCGGACTACACTCCCGAGACCTGTGCGGACCGCAAGTTGAAGAAAGGCGACGGCGAGCTGACGATCCGCCTGCGCCGCACGAAGGACATCGCTGCCGAACTGGGCAGCCGCAAGGGCGGCCGCGTGCTGGTGGGATTCGCGCTCGAAACCGACGACGAGGAGGCGCACGCCCGCGAGAAGCTCCGCCGGAAGCACTTCGACTTCGTCGTGCTCAATTCGCTGCGCGACGCCGGAGCGGGTTTCCGCGGCGATACCAACAAGGTGACCTTCGTCTCGGAGTCGGGCAACGAACCGCTGCCGCTGCTCGCCAAACGCGAGGTGGCCGCCCGCATCGCCGATAAAATCGAAACGTTGATAAACGAATAA
- the recN gene encoding DNA repair protein RecN, with the protein MLRRLSVSNYILIDSLEIEFDPRLNIITGETGAGKSILLGALGLLLGNKNEGAALRDTQRNCVIEGVFDIAAYGLRPFFEANDLDYADEAVVRRILTPAGKSRAYINDLPVQLAQLREFGSRLIDIHSQHQNLILASEEFRTEALDTVAGNGELRAAYRAKYERLQELQRTCARLRAEADAARRDEEWLRYQAEELTAARLRAGEVAELEAEQAVLANADRIGEAITAVRNAFDGDEIGVLAQVKNAEVEIGRLGGSYPHAADLSRRLRSVLEELKDIAATLAEDGERIETNPERLQKVDDRLNTLYSLCQKHRAADEGELIALRDRYAAQLDAITHSDEELAALQTEIGAARNEAELLASELHRTREQAAPVFAGQIVATLVRLGMPDARFEAAVVDCGALMEGGRDRVEFRFSANRTTPPAAVERIASGGELSRVMLALKALLARRMQLPTILFDEIDTGVSGRIADAMGEIICALAETMQVVDITHLPQVASKGSTHFVVYKRDGETHIARLTPDERTTEIAKMLSGSEVTEAAMTQARILLGGK; encoded by the coding sequence ATGTTACGCCGTCTGTCGGTCAGCAACTACATCCTCATCGATTCGCTCGAAATCGAATTCGATCCCCGCCTGAACATCATCACGGGTGAGACAGGCGCCGGAAAGTCGATCCTGCTTGGGGCGCTGGGGCTGTTGCTGGGCAACAAGAACGAGGGTGCTGCGCTGCGCGACACGCAGCGCAACTGCGTGATCGAAGGGGTGTTCGACATCGCCGCCTACGGTCTGCGCCCCTTTTTCGAGGCCAACGACCTGGACTACGCCGACGAAGCCGTCGTGCGGCGCATCCTAACTCCTGCCGGCAAGAGCCGCGCCTACATCAACGACCTGCCGGTGCAGCTCGCACAGCTGCGCGAGTTCGGCAGCCGGCTCATCGACATCCATTCGCAGCATCAGAACCTGATCCTCGCCTCGGAGGAGTTCCGCACCGAAGCGCTCGACACCGTGGCCGGCAACGGCGAGCTGCGGGCGGCGTATCGCGCCAAATACGAGCGTTTGCAGGAGTTGCAGCGCACCTGCGCCCGCCTGCGTGCGGAGGCCGACGCGGCCCGGCGCGACGAAGAGTGGCTCCGCTACCAGGCGGAGGAGCTGACGGCTGCGCGTCTGCGTGCGGGCGAAGTCGCTGAACTGGAAGCGGAACAGGCCGTGCTGGCCAATGCCGATCGGATCGGCGAGGCGATCACGGCCGTGCGCAACGCCTTCGACGGGGACGAAATCGGGGTGCTGGCGCAGGTCAAGAACGCCGAGGTGGAGATCGGACGGCTGGGCGGGAGTTATCCCCACGCCGCAGACTTGTCCCGACGGCTGCGTTCGGTGCTCGAAGAGCTCAAAGACATCGCCGCGACGCTCGCCGAGGACGGCGAGCGCATCGAGACCAACCCCGAACGGTTGCAGAAGGTGGACGACCGTCTCAATACGCTCTATTCGCTTTGCCAGAAGCACCGTGCGGCCGACGAGGGCGAACTGATTGCGCTCAGAGACCGCTATGCCGCACAGCTCGACGCCATTACGCACTCCGACGAGGAACTGGCCGCCTTGCAAACCGAGATCGGAGCCGCCCGCAACGAGGCCGAATTGCTGGCCTCCGAGTTGCACCGCACGCGCGAGCAGGCAGCTCCGGTCTTTGCCGGGCAGATCGTCGCCACGCTCGTGCGGCTGGGAATGCCCGACGCACGTTTCGAGGCGGCCGTCGTCGACTGCGGTGCGTTGATGGAGGGAGGCCGCGACCGTGTCGAATTCCGCTTCTCGGCGAACCGCACCACGCCGCCCGCCGCCGTCGAACGGATCGCATCGGGCGGCGAGCTGTCGCGTGTCATGCTGGCGCTCAAAGCGCTGCTGGCGCGGCGGATGCAGCTGCCGACCATTCTCTTCGACGAAATCGACACGGGCGTTTCGGGGCGCATCGCCGACGCGATGGGCGAGATCATCTGCGCGCTGGCCGAAACGATGCAGGTCGTAGACATCACCCACCTGCCGCAGGTCGCCTCGAAGGGGTCGACGCACTTCGTGGTTTACAAACGCGACGGCGAGACGCATATCGCCCGCCTGACTCCCGACGAACGGACGACCGAGATCGCCAAGATGCTTTCGGGCAGCGAAGTCACCGAGGCAGCGATGACGCAGGCGCGCATTCTGCTCGGCGGGAAATAA
- a CDS encoding aspartate-semialdehyde dehydrogenase encodes MKIAIVGASGAVGQEFLRILEERPLPVDELLLFGSERSAGQTYMFRGKPVTVKLLRHNDDFRGVDIALTSAGAGTSREFAETITRHGTLMIDNSSAFRMEPDVPLVVPEVNGRDALDAPRRIIANPNCTTIQMVVALQAIERVSHIRRVHVATYQSASGAGAQAMAELERQYADLAEGREPKVEKFAYQLAYNVIPHIDVFTDNDYTKEEMKMYHETRKIMHSDIEVSATCVRVPVMRAHSESIWLETERPVSPDEARAAFEAAEGIVVMDDPAQKVYPMPLFIAGKDPVYVGRIRRDVTNPNGLAFWCVSDQIRKGAALNAVQIAEWLLKNR; translated from the coding sequence ATGAAAATCGCAATCGTCGGCGCGAGCGGCGCCGTAGGTCAGGAGTTCCTGCGCATTCTCGAAGAGCGTCCCCTGCCGGTGGACGAACTGCTGCTGTTCGGATCGGAACGCAGCGCCGGACAAACCTATATGTTCCGCGGGAAACCCGTCACCGTCAAGCTGCTGCGACACAACGACGACTTCCGCGGCGTGGACATAGCCCTCACGTCGGCCGGAGCGGGCACGTCGCGCGAATTCGCCGAGACGATCACCCGCCACGGAACGCTGATGATCGACAATTCGAGCGCCTTCCGCATGGAGCCCGACGTACCGCTGGTCGTGCCCGAAGTCAACGGACGCGACGCGCTCGACGCTCCGCGCCGCATCATCGCCAACCCCAACTGCACCACCATTCAGATGGTGGTGGCGTTGCAGGCCATCGAGCGCGTGTCGCACATCCGCCGCGTGCACGTGGCCACTTACCAGTCGGCCAGCGGCGCAGGGGCGCAGGCGATGGCCGAACTCGAACGGCAATACGCCGACCTGGCCGAAGGCCGTGAGCCGAAGGTCGAGAAGTTCGCCTACCAGCTGGCCTACAACGTCATCCCCCATATCGACGTCTTCACCGACAACGACTACACCAAGGAGGAGATGAAGATGTACCACGAGACGCGCAAGATCATGCACTCCGACATCGAGGTGTCGGCCACCTGCGTGCGCGTACCCGTGATGCGTGCCCACAGCGAAAGCATCTGGCTCGAAACGGAGCGTCCCGTCTCGCCCGACGAGGCGCGCGCGGCGTTCGAAGCGGCCGAGGGGATCGTCGTGATGGACGATCCGGCGCAGAAGGTCTACCCGATGCCGCTCTTCATCGCCGGCAAAGACCCCGTCTACGTGGGGCGTATCCGCCGCGACGTGACCAACCCCAACGGACTGGCGTTCTGGTGCGTGAGCGACCAGATACGCAAGGGTGCGGCGCTCAACGCCGTGCAGATCGCCGAGTGGCTGCTCAAAAACCGGTAA